AGAGTCATGCTTTCCCGACAATTAAGCTCAACCTCAATAACCAAACTCAGTGGTTAGGCCATTCGACTATGACTGGAGGGATCAGCAGCAAGAAACAGCAGCAATTTAATGAAGTCTTTCTAGCGATCGCCTGCGCACCCGGAAAGGCTCACTAAAATCTCTTGACTACATCTAAAGTTGCATTGAATTTTTACAAATTTCTAATTTTCAGTTTGAGCCTTTATAGTCACCGCCTGCGCCATACTGCCACGCCTGTAGCCAGCGCTGAAAATAGTATTTCTGGGTGGGAGACCAACGTTTGGTCCAAGGGGCGATCGCATGCCCCAAGGGATATAAAGCGCTATAAAGCGCTAAGCCGCCGAAGTGCCGTGTCCAATTAAGCAGAGCAGGAAGACCCACTTGCGGCACAATTTTGGCGACTAAGCTGGGATGGGCCAGAGAGGTCTGCAAAAGGGTGCGGGAAAGAGCGGAAAACTGGACGACATCCTGCAAGAAGGGTCGCAGTACAGGCTCGCCTAACTGAGCCATTTCTTGAAAGACATCTGCTAGCAATTGATTAATTTGATTGGGGTTTACTTGCTGGTGCATCCCCACGCTCATCGCCTTTTGGAATAACCAAGTAACTGAGACATTCGGTTGGTAGGGCTGAAGTAGAGCTAAAGCTTGGCGATCGAGCGCATTGCTGGTTAAAGCCTCATGAATCCCAAGGCTAAGCCGCTCCAAGTGACGCACCATTGCCCCAAAGCCACCAAAACTCAGCGGTGATTGGCTACCGCTACTATCCCCCACGTGCAAAACATGATTCCAGGACGGTTGCAAGGGGCTGTTTTGGTAGCAGGGAAACAGGCCAAATAAGGCCCGCTGAAACTGCAACTGAGACAACTCAATTTGTTGATATTCAGGTAGCAGCCGGAAATATTCCTCAAATAACGTTTCTAAGCTAAAGCGATCGCGGTGGGCATCTAGATAGGTAAACAGGTAGGTTGTACGGCCATCACGGGCGGGAAAGGCTTCCCAAAAATATTGGCATTGATTTTGGATGGGCGTGAAAGACACCAACAAATCACCGGAATCGTTTTTGGGAAAGCCTTGAGCACAGGTGCCAACCACTAAGCAAATGCCATCTGGGGGTTGACCTTGCCGAGCCTGCTGCACGATGGGTGAAAAATGGCCCATCGCATCAATCAGTAACCGTGCCTTTAGGTCTTGCCCTGCTTTGACTGTCACTCCGTTGGGATGGGCGATCGCGCCTGCAAAACCTGTGTGTTCCAGCAGCTTGCCGCCATTGGCTAAAAAGCGTGCCTTGAGCTTATCCAGCAAGAAAATTGGGTCAATTCCAACATTGAGAATGTCGCGCACCCAAAGGTCAGAACTCCCTGAGAAACTAATGCGGGCAGGATTGTACTCTATGGCGATCGCCTGCTCTAATTCCGGTTCAGTCAAGAGATTTAGTTCTAAGAAAACCTGTAGTTCTTGCCGTGAAATGTTCCACTCCTGCTCCCGCCCGCGTAACGCACCCCGCTCAATTAGTGCAACTCGCCAACCTTGCTGAGCTAAAGCTGCGCCAATAAAAATCCCTAAAGTCCCCCCGCAGATCACAACATCCCAATCGACTGCTGCTAAGGGTTC
This genomic stretch from Trichocoleus sp. FACHB-46 harbors:
- a CDS encoding NAD(P)/FAD-dependent oxidoreductase, giving the protein MTLTEQILSTLPGDMLGGLRRADDLWYKLRHQQLSVPTVVQTSQEPLAAVDWDVVICGGTLGIFIGAALAQQGWRVALIERGALRGREQEWNISRQELQVFLELNLLTEPELEQAIAIEYNPARISFSGSSDLWVRDILNVGIDPIFLLDKLKARFLANGGKLLEHTGFAGAIAHPNGVTVKAGQDLKARLLIDAMGHFSPIVQQARQGQPPDGICLVVGTCAQGFPKNDSGDLLVSFTPIQNQCQYFWEAFPARDGRTTYLFTYLDAHRDRFSLETLFEEYFRLLPEYQQIELSQLQFQRALFGLFPCYQNSPLQPSWNHVLHVGDSSGSQSPLSFGGFGAMVRHLERLSLGIHEALTSNALDRQALALLQPYQPNVSVTWLFQKAMSVGMHQQVNPNQINQLLADVFQEMAQLGEPVLRPFLQDVVQFSALSRTLLQTSLAHPSLVAKIVPQVGLPALLNWTRHFGGLALYSALYPLGHAIAPWTKRWSPTQKYYFQRWLQAWQYGAGGDYKGSN